From Anaerotignum faecicola:
AGCAAAAATGCGAAATCAAACAGGCTGATTTCGCACTTTTGCTCTCTTTATTTATGCCGCAGCAATCATTTTTGTAAAAATCATACGACCTGCCGCTGTCTGCAATACGCTCGTCACAATCACCGTAATCGTCTCACCGATGTGCTTACTGCCGCCGTCCACCACAATCATCGTGCCGTCGTTCAGATACGCAACGCCCTGTCCTGCTTCCTTGCCGGCCTTGATGATGGTAACCACCATTTCCTCTCCCGGCAAAACCACAGGCTTCACCGCGTTGGAAAGCTCATTGATATTCAGCACACGCACGCCCTGAAATTCCGCAACCTTATTCAGGTTAAAGTCATTCGTCACCACGAAGGCATCCATGCTGTCCGCCATTTTCAGCAGCATGGAATCCACCTCCATCTGCTGACCGGGATGAAAGCTCTGAATTTCTACAGGAACTGCCAGCTGCTTCTGAATTTCGTTCAGAATATCCAGACCTCTGCGCCCTCTTTGACGCTTCAGGCTGTCCGCAGAATCCGCAATATGGCGCAGCTCCTCCAGAACAAAATCAGGGATGATGATTTTCCCTTCGATAAAGCCTGTTTGCAGCAAATCCAGAATTCTTCCGTCAATGATAACACTGGTATCCAGAATTTTCGGTCTGCCGTAAATGGAATCCTCCGCCGTGCTGGGAGGGGTTGTCATCAGCACCTCCTTCAGCGTGCGCACGTTCACATCATCCTTCTTTCTTCTGGCAACGCGAATCCCCAGAATCCCGAACAGGATGTTCAACAGCACCACGATAAACGTGCCAAGTGCGCCAAAGCCATTGAATGCCATGCCGATGAGGTTCGCCAGAACCAGCCCGACAATACAGCCGATAACGGAAAGCGAAAGCTCCTTCAAATTCATTTTGGAAAGGCGTTCCTCTGTCTGATTCAGCCGTTTCAGGAGCAGACCTGCCAATGGCGTAGCAAATAGAAAATAAAATATAAATCCGACAATTACCGCTATCACCGTAGGTACATATACCGGCAATTTATGTTGAAATTTGAATAAGTCCATAAAAAGCACTACATGCATTAACGCATAGGTCGCCGCTGTTGCAATCAAGCTTATAATCAGCTCTAATACTCGTTTCATGTTTTCACCTCCTTTTCTTTTTGGGGGTACTTCCCCTTATTTTAGTCTAACTTATTTTTTCTTGTTTGGCAAGGAGTTCTTTCCCTTCTCTCCCGTTAAATTCCCGTACAGAAAATCCTGTCATTTTTTCTGCAAAAAAGCAGCAGAAACGCAGTGCTTTCATGCACAAACAATATTTTGTGGTTTTTTATACTACATAATGTGTTTCTGATGTTGAAATTTCCGTTCTGATTTGTTATAGTATAGCAAGACCACCGCGGAAGACCATTTCCGCAGAATCATTTGAACGTCTGAAGGTAAGGAGAGAATAGTATGGCAGAGTATCAAATTTTCAGCGATGGTGCCTGTGATATCGGCTTTGCAAAGGCAAAGGAATTAGGAATCGGGTTGATTCCCTTTTATATTTCGATAGACCATGAAACTTATTATAAGGAAATTCAGGAAATCTCTTTAGAGGAATATTTCCGCTATATGACAGAGGAAAAGGGCTACCCCAAAACCTCCCTGCCCTCCATTCAGGATTATATGGATGCATTCCGCCCTGCCCTCGAAGCAGGCAAGGACATCATCTGCATCACCATGACGCGCACGCTGACCGCCTCTCTGGAATCTGCGGTAACGGCAAAATCCATGCTGGAGGAGGAATTTCCTCATGCGCAGATTCACGTCATCAATTCCTGGGTAGCAACAGGCGCGCAGGCCCTGCTTCTGATGGAAATGGCGCGGATGCAGAAGAACGGAAAATCTCTGAATGAGGTGATTACATACGCGGAAAAAGCAAGAGAGGATGCCCGCATTCATTTCATGGTCGGGGATTTAAGCTATCTTGAGATTGGCGGACGCATCGGCAAGGTTGCTACCATTTCCGCAGGACTTTTGAAAATCAAGCCCATCATCATTTTAAAGGGCGGCGAAATCAGCGCAGGCGGTATCTGCCGTGCCAGAAAAAAAGGACTTACACAGATTGCATCCATCACCGCAAAGCATTTCAAGGAAACCGGCGAAAATCCCGCACATTATATCGCAATGCCCGGCACAAATACCATCTGGGACGATATGGACAGCTTTTATGCTCTGCTGCAGGAAACGGTTCCCGGCATGGAATTCCTGCCTCCCTTCCAGATTGGCGCGACCATCTCCACCCACACCGGTCCGGGGACAACAGGCTTCTGCTTCGTCAAGAAATACGAATACTATCATATATAAGGCAAAAACAGATAAAAACAGACATCCCGTCAGGAAGGTGCGCCCACCTGTGACAGGATGTCTGTTTCTTTTGTTTATTTGAAGTCCGCAAGAGAAATGCCGATTTCCCGCAAAATCCCCTTCAGATGCTCCATTTTTTCTTTTGTGGGAGTTCCAAATGCGGCATCGGGCAAGTCCATCCCCAGTGCCTCATATTTCCCAAAGCCAAATTTATGATACGGCAGAAGCTCCATTTCGGCGCGCGGCAGATATTTCTTCACAAATTCGCCGCTTTTGCGGATATTTTCCTCATCCGCATTCACGCCCTCAATCGTCGGAATCCGAATGACCACTCTTGCCGAAAGCTCCGCCAGCCGCTTGATATTTTCCAGAATCCGTTCATTGGGAACGCCCGTAAATTTTTCATGCAGGGCAGAATCCATGTGCTTCAAATCCATAAAAATCAAATCCATCCGTTCCAGAGAGCTGCGTACCCGTTCAAATTCAAAATAACCGCAGGATTCTATATCCAGACTGAAGCCCATATCATACAGACGGGAGGAAAGATACTCCAGAAGCTCGGGCTGCGCCGTTGCTTCGCCGCCGGAAAAGGTAATGCCACCGCCGGAATTGCGGTAAAAAAGCTGATGCTTTGCCGCTTCCGCAATGATTTCATCCGCATCCGCCAGAGAAACAAGCGCTTTTCTTGCACCCTTGGGACAAGCCGCCACACATGCGCCGCAGCTGACGCATTTTTCCCGTTCTGCATTTAGGTCAATGCCGATTCCCTTGGGACAGACCGCCGCACACGCGCCGCAGCCGATGCACAGCCTTGCGTAAAAGCCGACAACAGGGTGCTGCCTCAGTCCCTCCGGATTCGCGCACCATTTGCAGTGCAGCGGACAGCCTGCCAGAAAAATCGTGGTACGAATCCCATCCCCGTCATTGACGGAAAACGGCTGCATCTGCATCAGATAACCCTTCATAGCCATTCCCTTTCTTTCTTTTTAATCGACAGCCGCAGACGCTTTGCATCTGCGGCAATTTTTTGTCTTAAAATTCCTCATGTGCGTTTCTTGCCATGATGGAATCCTGCATGGATTTCGACAGATTGACAAACTGTGTGCTGTATCCCGCAACACGCACAAGCAAATCTCTGTAATTTTCGGGGTGCGCCTGTGCATCCTTCAGCACCTCGTTGGAAATGGTGTTGAACTGTACATGGAATGCGCCCAGTGCGAAATAGGACTGGAGCATTGCGCCAAGGTTTGCACGCCCTCTCTTTGTTGCAACCAAATCGTGATTCAGACGCAGGTTCAGCAGTGTGCCGCCGCTGTGAATATCATGATTCAGCTTTGCGGAGGAACGCAGTGCCGCAAGGCAGGTAGAGGTATCTGTGCCGGTATAAGGAGAAACGCCCTCGTTGATAGGGTCCTTCGCCCTTCTGCCGTCTGGCGTTGCGCCAAGCACCTTACCGGTCGGCAGGTAGTTGGAAATACCCATGAACGCCGTTACGAAATGATGCCCGTAGATATCCTTATAGGATGTTACATCATGATAGAAATAATCTGCCAGCTTCTTCGCAATGCTGTCCACATAATCATCATCATTGCCGTATTTGGGTACCGCCTGCGCCTTTGCACGCAGGGCTTCATAGCCTTCCCAGTTGTTGTTCAGTGCATCAATCAATTCAGAAAGTGTTACGCTCTTTTCTTCAAACACCAGCTTTTTGATTACAGCCAGAGAGTTTGCCGTAACGGAAAGCCCAACGCCTGTGAATACAGGCCCGATGTTGTATTTTGCGCCGCCGTCCACCAGATCCTTGCCGTTTTTCACGCAATATTCATTGCAGGCGGACAGGAACGGACGGGGTGCCTGTTCCTTATGGATTTTCTGCGCAGTCAGCAGGCTGATCACGCCATGCTTTACCATATAGGAAAACTGTCTGAACAGTGCAGCCTCGATTTCCTCATAGGAGGTAAAGGTTTTCGGGTCTTTTTCGGGCAGTGCAACCTGTTCACCTGTCAGGCGGCTCTTGCCTTCATTCAGCGCAAATTCCAATGCCGCCGCAAAGCTGATATTGCAGGAGGAGGTCCATTCAAAGGTCTTTCTGGAATGAGGTACAACACAGCCGCAGTTATTCCAGTCTCTTGCGTCCTCAGGCTCATAGCCCAGATTGCGGAGCATTTCGTAGCCTGTTCTGTCGCTATGGATTGCAGGGAAGCCACTGCCTGTGGAAACAAGTTCTGTCACTGCCTCCATGAATGCGGGAGGACAATCCGCATGGATACGGCAGCTCAGGGTCGGCTGGTGGCATTTTGTTTCCTTCGTTGCCTGAATTGCCATATAGGAAATATCATTTGTGCCGTCCCTGCCGTCCTTTGTGGTGCCGCCGACGGTCAGATTTTCAAAGTTGGTATAGCCTGCGAAGAAGTCCGCTGTGTTTGCGGAAATCGTCCACGCCCATTCGCTGTATTTCAGCCACAGGCACTCTACCAGTTCCAGTGCGGTATCGTAATCAATTTTGCCTGCATCCAAATCTGTTTTATAATAAGGATAGATATACTGGTCGAAGCGTCCGGGGTTCAATGCCAGAGGGTTTTCGGAGATAATGCCGCCCAGCTGTACGAACCATGTGAACTGGATTGCCTCGCGGAAGGATTTCGGGGGATTTTCGGGAACGGCTTCACAGGTTGCCGCAATTTCCAGAAGCTCCGCCTTTCTCTCTTCGTCCTTTTCCTCTGCCGCCATTTCTCTTGCCTTTTCGGCATATCTGTTTGCCAGACGCACGATACCATCGCAAACCAGAACGATGGAACGATAGAAAATCAGCTTATCCTTTTCTTCGGGGATCGCTTCGTTCAGCTCTGCCATGTAGCCCTCTGCTTCCTTCTTAATGCCGCCGAAGCCCTTGGGGAACAGCTGATCCACATAGTCCGGGGACATTTCGCCGATGCCGTTGCGCCATTTGGAGTCGGTATCCACAAAGCCCGTATCTACGCCGATTTTCTTTGTTTCCGCGGAGGTGCGCGCCAGAAAAGCATCCTCAACGGATTTTCCCTTCCAATAAGGGAAGATATTTCTCTGATATAGGCTCTCTGCTCGTCCGTCATTTCATAGGGGTCCTGTGGACGGCTCGGAAAGTTATCCATTTCATCATCGACCCATTTCCACGCAAATTCGGGTGTCAAAATGCCGCATTTGCGATATTCGCCGCTTGCGCCGACAATCAGCTCGCCCTCAAAAATATTGACGCAAAGCTCATTACAGGTATCATAAAACGCCTGTGCGGTACGAATCTGCGCAGGCATGCCTTCCGTTCTTTTGAAGGATTCTGTCCAGATTCTTGCGCGTTCATAGGAAATGGACGGCTTGGTATTGATATAGTTCTGACGGATTTTCTCAATTCTGGGTGTAATGCTCATCTGATTCACCTAGCCCTTTCTTCGCTTCGGCGCAAAAAATCCGTTATAACGGTTATTTTTTATTTGTCATAATAAATGACCATACAGATTTTTGTCTTCTGCGTGCCGTGACATTCATAAATATGGGGCTTATTGGCAAGATAGCGAATCCCTTCGCCCGCCTCTACCACATATTCCACACCATCCACAGTCAGCCGCAGTGCGCCTTCAAAAAACAAGTACAAATTCCTCTGTTCCATCCTCATGGGGAACAGATTCCGAGCGAGTGCCCGGCTCCAGCTCAATGCTGAGC
This genomic window contains:
- a CDS encoding PIN/TRAM domain-containing protein, with the translated sequence MKRVLELIISLIATAATYALMHVVLFMDLFKFQHKLPVYVPTVIAVIVGFIFYFLFATPLAGLLLKRLNQTEERLSKMNLKELSLSVIGCIVGLVLANLIGMAFNGFGALGTFIVVLLNILFGILGIRVARRKKDDVNVRTLKEVLMTTPPSTAEDSIYGRPKILDTSVIIDGRILDLLQTGFIEGKIIIPDFVLEELRHIADSADSLKRQRGRRGLDILNEIQKQLAVPVEIQSFHPGQQMEVDSMLLKMADSMDAFVVTNDFNLNKVAEFQGVRVLNINELSNAVKPVVLPGEEMVVTIIKAGKEAGQGVAYLNDGTMIVVDGGSKHIGETITVIVTSVLQTAAGRMIFTKMIAAA
- a CDS encoding DegV family protein; its protein translation is MAEYQIFSDGACDIGFAKAKELGIGLIPFYISIDHETYYKEIQEISLEEYFRYMTEEKGYPKTSLPSIQDYMDAFRPALEAGKDIICITMTRTLTASLESAVTAKSMLEEEFPHAQIHVINSWVATGAQALLLMEMARMQKNGKSLNEVITYAEKAREDARIHFMVGDLSYLEIGGRIGKVATISAGLLKIKPIIILKGGEISAGGICRARKKGLTQIASITAKHFKETGENPAHYIAMPGTNTIWDDMDSFYALLQETVPGMEFLPPFQIGATISTHTGPGTTGFCFVKKYEYYHI
- a CDS encoding glycyl-radical enzyme activating protein encodes the protein MAMKGYLMQMQPFSVNDGDGIRTTIFLAGCPLHCKWCANPEGLRQHPVVGFYARLCIGCGACAAVCPKGIGIDLNAEREKCVSCGACVAACPKGARKALVSLADADEIIAEAAKHQLFYRNSGGGITFSGGEATAQPELLEYLSSRLYDMGFSLDIESCGYFEFERVRSSLERMDLIFMDLKHMDSALHEKFTGVPNERILENIKRLAELSARVVIRIPTIEGVNADEENIRKSGEFVKKYLPRAEMELLPYHKFGFGKYEALGMDLPDAAFGTPTKEKMEHLKGILREIGISLADFK
- a CDS encoding glycine radical domain-containing protein, whose translation is MGISNYLPTGKVLGATPDGRRAKDPINEGVSPYTGTDTSTCLAALRSSAKLNHDIHSGGTLLNLRLNHDLVATKRGRANLGAMLQSYFALGAFHVQFNTISNEVLKDAQAHPENYRDLLVRVAGYSTQFVNLSKSMQDSIMARNAHEEF
- a CDS encoding cupin domain-containing protein, with product MFFEGALRLTVDGVEYVVEAGEGIRYLANKPHIYECHGTQKTKICMVIYYDK